CTCCCGGATGGAGCCGCTGGTCGCCAAGCACCTGGCCAGCCACTACGGCACCCTGTCCTTCGACATCGCCCGTCTGATCGCCGAGGACCCTGCGCTCGGCGAGCCGATCCACGCGGACGGCCCGGACTGCTGGGCTCAGGTCGCCTACGCGGCCGACCACGAGTGGGCGTACACCGTCGACGACGTGCTGCGCCGCCGCACCACGATGACCGTCCGCGGCCTCGACACCGCCGAGGTCCGCGACCAGGTCCAGGCGTTCCTGACGGCCCGCCAGGCCTGACCGTGCGGCGTGATGGGAGTACCCCCGCGGACCTGACCGCGGGGGTACTCCCGTCTCCGGGTGCGGCCCGCGGAATCCGGGTGCGGGGAAGGCCGGTCACCCGTCACCATGGCGGCCATGACGGCACGGATCCCGAAGACGCCGCAGGAGAAGAAGCGGCTCAGCTACCTCAAGGACCGGCGCAACGCGTACGGCGAGAACGACAAGGCCTCGCGCCGCAACATCCCGCGGGCGCGGCGGGCCCGGCGCCACGCTCTGCGGGCGGCTGAGCGGCAGGCGCTGGCCCGGCTGACCGGCCAGGGCGGTGCGGCGGACGACGCCGGGGTGCCCTTCGCCCGCCGGGGCACCGGGCAGTGGCGGAAGTGGCCGGACGAGCCGCTGGCCGCCGCCGTGGCCCGACGGCTGGAGCGGCGGGCCCGCCAGGACCGTACGACCCCTGCGGCGTGAGGCGGTTGGTGGTGGATCAGGGCGACGGGCAGACCGGCGCCTGAGCCGCGCGGCGCTCGGTCCGTGGACCGTCACCCGCATCCTGACCCAGTGGTCGTACGTGGGCCCGGCTGTCGGCATCGTTTCCCCCTGCTCCTCCCGGTGACGCCGGTTCTCCTGGTGACGCCGGTTCTCCTGGTGGCACCGGCTCCCGCAGTCTGCCCGGACCGGGTGGATCGTGTCCGAGGGAATCGACAAAGCCCCGGCGCGCGAGGCGTGCCGGGGCCTTGGCGGAGGTATGTCGGGCCGGGCTAGACGACCAGGCTGAGGGGGAGGATCAGGGCGATCGCGACCACCGAGATGACCGTCTCCATGACCGACCAGGACTTGATCGTCTGGCCGACGCTCATCCCGAAGTACTCCTTGACCAGCCAGAACCCGGCGTCGTTGACGTGGGAGAAGAAGAGCGAGCCGGCGCCGATGGCGAGGACCATCAGGGCCGCGTGGGTGCTGGACATCCCGGCGGCGAGCGGGGCCACGATGCCGGCGGCGGTGATGGTGGCGACCGTGGCCGAGCCGGTGGCGAGGCGGATCAGGACGGCGATCAGCCAGCCCAGCAGCAGGGCCGGGATGTGCCACTTCGCGGACCACTCGCTGACCGCGTTGCCCACGCCGACGTCGATCAGGGTCTGCTTGAAACCGCCGCCGGCGCCGACGATGAAGACGATCCCGGCGATCGGCCCGAGCGAGGCGGCGACGGTGGCGGAGATGCGGTCCCGGTCGAAGCCGGCCGCCCGGCCGAGGGTGAGCATGCCGAGCAGGGTGGCGGCGAGCAGCGCGATCAGCGGCGAGCCTATGAAGTCGAGGATCCGCTGGGGCAGCGCCTTCGGGTCGTCGATCACCACGTCGGCCAGCGCCTTGCCGAGCATCAGCACCACGGGCAGCAGGATGGTGGCGAGGACGGCGCCGAAGCGGGGGGTGGTCCGGTGGGTGGTGGCGGTTTCAGGGGTGTCCGGGGTGTCCGGGGTATCGGGGCCGGCGGGGACCTCCAGCGGGCCGACCCAGCGCTCGGCGACCCGGGCGAACAGGGGTCCGGCGACGATCACGGTGGGGACGGCGATCAGCAGACCGAAGGCCAGGGTGATGCCGAGGTCGGCCTTGAGCGCGTCCACCGCAACCAGCGGACCCGGGTGCGGGGGCACCAGGCCGTGCAGGACGGACAGGCCGGCCAGCGCCGGGATGCCGAGCCGCATCAGCGGGAGCGAGCCGCGCCGGGCGACCAGCAGCACGATCGGGATCAGCAGCACCACGCCGACCTCGAAGAACAGCGGCAGGCCCAGCACCGCCGCGATCAGGGCCATCGCCCAGGGCAGGGTCCGCGTGCCGGACCGGCGCAGCACGGTGTCGGCGATGATGTTCGCCCCGCCGGAGTCGGCGAGCAGCTTCCCGAGCATCGCGCCGAGCCCGATCAGCAGGCCGACACCGGCGACGGTCGCCCCGAAGCCGGTGGAGAAGCTGGTCAGCAGCTTGTCGAAGGGGGCACCGGCCACGGCGGCGAGCAGCAGGGAGCCGAGGGTCAGGGCGAGGAAGGGGTGCAGCTTGAGCCGGGTGATCAGCAGCACGATCGCGCCGATGCTGAGCAGCACGGCGAGCAGCAGCCGGGCGTCGCTGTCGGTGTGCGGGAGGGCCGGTGCGCCGGCTGCGAGCAGGAGGGGAACGGTCACGCGAGGTCTCCGTTGACGGTGCCGGCGGGCCCGGGCTGTGGGAGCGGGTCCGCCGGCGCGTGGGGGTGGTGGGGGTGGTGGGGGTTACCGGGGTTCGGTGGGGCGGAGCAGGTCGGCCGCCCGGTCGGCGAGGGCGCGCGGGGCGGGGCCGACGTCCAGGACGGTGCCCCGCTCGTCGGGTCCGAGGGGTTCCAGCGCGGCGTACTGGGAGTCGAGCAGGGAGCGGGGCATGAAGTGGCCCGTACGGTGCGAGAGCCGGTCGCCGACGAGGCCCGGGGTGCCGCTGAGGTGCAGGAAGAACGTGTCCGGGCAGTAGGCGCGCAGGGTGTCGCGGTACCGCCGCTTCAGCGCGGAGCAGGTGACCACTCCCCCGGTGCCGGCGGCCTTCCGTTCGGCGAGCCAGCCGCCGATCGCCTGCAGCCAGGGCAGGCGGTCCGCGTCGTCCAGGGGGATGCCGGCGCTCATCTTGGCGATGTTGGCCGGCGGGTGGAAGTCGTCGGCCTCGGCACAGGGAACGCCGAGGCGGTCCGCGAGCAGCTGGGCGACGGTGGTCTTGCCGACGCCCGAGACGCCCATCACGACGACGACGGGCGGCTGGTTCTCGACGCTGAGAGCCATGGGTGCTCCTGTTCTCCCTGATCGGTGGCTACCTTCGCGCAAAGGTATGACTTATTCAAGTGTCCGACGTTCAATCGTCATACTTTCCCGCAGGGGCAGGGTGGGGGCACGGAGGCTCGGCGGGGCCGGGCCGCCCGGGGTGGGGGTGGGCGCCGGGGGCGTCGATAGGGTGGGGCGATGGAGATCCAAGGGCTGCCCGGGCGGGTGCTCGCCGAGATCGGGCCCGCCATCGCCTCCGGGGAGATCGCGGAGGGGGCGGTGCTCCGGGCGGAGGAGCTGGAGGAGCGGTTCGGGGTGTCCCGGACGGTGGTGCGGGAGGCGGTCCGGATCCTGGAGTCGATGCGGATGGTCGAGCCGCGCCGCCGGGTGGGCATCACGGTGCTGCCGCGGTCCAGCTGGGACGTCTTCGACCCGATGGTGATCCGCTGGCGGCTGGCCGGCGCGGGCCGGTCGGCACAGCTGCGGTCGCTGGGTTCGCTGCGGGAGGCGGTGGAGCCGGCGGCGGCCGCACTGGCCGCGCAGCACGCCTCGGACGACGACCGCCGTGAACTCGGCGCGCTGGCTGTGGAGTTGACGGTCACTGCGCGGGCGGCCGACCTGGAGTCGTTCCTCCGGCACGACATCGCCTTCCACGCGGCGGTGCTGCGGGCCTCCGGCAACGAGATGTTCGCGCACCTCAAGGACACCGTCGGCGCCGTGCTGACCGGCCGGACGGAGCATCACCTGATGCCCCGCCGGCCGCGCGAGTACGCCGTCCGGCTGCACCGCGAGGTGGCCGACGCGATCTGCGCGGGCGACGCGGAGGCGGCCGAACGGGCGATGCGCACGATCGTCGTGGGGGCGCTCGGCGAGCTGGACGCGACCCTGGACTGAGCCGTCCGGCCCGGAATCCCGGGCCGGACGGGCGGAGCGGGGGCATCCGGGCGGTTCCGGAGGAGTGGGCGCGGCCGATCGGGGCAGTCTGGTCCGCACAGGTGCGCATGCCGAGCACCGCCGAGGCCAGGGTCAGGGGGTCCGCCGATGTCCGCCGTCCGCCGCCGCCTTCCGGACGAGGTGCGCGCCGCCGCGGTCCGGGCGGTGCTGCTGCTGTCCTTCACGCTGATCGCGCTGATGGTGGCCACCCTGGCCTCGTACGCGAGCAGCGGACGGGTGCTGGTGCCGGCGCTGCTGGCGGTGGCGCTGGGGGTGTTCGGCACCGCGTGGTGCCTGCTGGAGATCCTGATCTCGCGGCAGATCGCGCGCGAACGCCGGCGCGGGCCCAACGCGGCGTCCCCGCTGGCCGGCAGCCGGGAACGCGGACGGCGCCCGGTGGTGGGAGACCGGGCGCCGTCGGGCTAGGGCCCGAGGTGGTGAGGGTCCGTCAGCCGCGCGTGCCGACCGCGTAGCCGTACTGGACCGGCCAGCGGCGCTCGGCGTCGAGTTCGCGGGCGGCGTGCAGCGGCCAGTACGGGTCGCGCAGCAGTTCGCGGCCGAGCATCACGGCGTCCGCCCGCCCGGAGGTGAGGATCTCCTCGGCCTGGGCGGGCTCGGAGATCATGCCGACGCTGCTCACCGGGAGCCCGGAGCCGGCGCGGACCTCGGCGGCGAAGGGCACCTGGTAGCCCGGCCCGGTGGCGACCCGGGCGTCCGGCGAGATGCCGCCGCTGGAGACGTCGACCAGGTCGATGCCCACGGCCGCCAGCTCCTTGGCCAGCTGCACGGACTCCTCGACGGTCCAGCTCGGCTCGTCCGGGAGCCAGTCGGTGGCCGAGACCCGGAAGAACACCGGCAGGTCCTCGGGCCACACCGCCCGGACCGCGGTGGCGACCTCCAGCGCCAGGCGCGAGCGCCCGGCGAAGTCCCCTCCGTACTCGTCCGTGCGCCGGTTGGAGGCCGGGGACAGGAAGGAGTGGATCAGGTAGCCGTGGGCGCCGTGCACCTCGGCGACCTTGAAGCCCGCCGCCAGCGCCCGCTCGGCCGCGGCCGCGAAGGCCGCCACCACCTCGCGGATCTCCGCCGTGCTCAGCTCGTGCGGCACCGGCTTGTCGCCGAACGGCACCGGCGAGGGGCCGACCACCGGCCAGCCGCCCTCGGCGGGCGACACCGGAACGGACCCGCTCCACGGCTGCGCCGAGGAGGCCTTCCGCCCGGCATGGGCCAGCTGGATCCCCGGAACCGAGCCGTGCGCGGAGATCAGAGCCGCGACCCGGGCGAGCTCGTCGCGCTGCCGGTCGTTCCACAGCCCGAGGTCGTACGGGGTGATCCGGCCGTCCGGGCGGACGCCGGTCGCCTCGACCATCACCAGACCGGCGCCGCCCGCGGCCCTGGCCCCCAGGTGCGCGAGGTGGAAGTCGGTGGCGACACCCTCCAGCGGCCCGTCGGGGGCCGCCGAGTACATGCACATCGGGCTGAGCCAGACCCGGTTGGGAATGGTCAGCGAGCGGAGGGTGATCGGCTCGAACAGGGCACTCACGGCGGCTCCTTCTGCGGCGTACCCGGCGACCCCGGGGGCGTTCGTACGAGAGTCACCGTACTACGAAATTCCTCGAACTACGAGAGGCCTCGTACTATGGCCGGGTGACGACCACAGCCACCCCGCACGGGAGATCCGCCGTCCTGCCGGAGCCGGCACCGCACGAGATCCGGCTGGAGTGCGTCCTGCACGCGCTCGCCGACCCGGTGCGGCTGCGGATCGTCGCGGACCTGGCCGCCGCCGAGGGCGAGCTGAACTGCCTGGCCATCGACGTGCCGGTGACCAAGTCCACCAGCACGCACCACTTCCGGGTGCTCCGGGAGGCCGGGGTGATCCGGCAGGTGCGGCGGGGCACCTCGAAGATGAACTCGCTGCGCCGCGAGGAACTGGGCGCACTGTTCCCCGGACTGCTGGACAGCGTGATCGCGGGCGCGGCCCGACAGCGCGGGGACGCCGGGGACGCCGGGGAGCACGAGGACGCCGGGGAGCGCCACCTGGAGGAGGCGTAGCGGGGGGACGCACGGGGAACCGCGCGCCGGGGCCGCGCGGGGCGCGGGCGGCGTGGGGGGTCACGGCGGGGTACGGCGGCGGGGGTCAGTCCTCGACTTCCTCGTCCGCGGAGTGCGGAACGGCGATGCCGTGGCGGGCGGCGATCCTCAGGAGACCGGTGATCCGGCCCCGGTAGGCCTCGACGCCGTCCTCGTCCCCGGCGCGGCGCGCGGCGTCGAGCGCCGTCCGGGCCTGGTCGAGCTGCTCCCGCAGTTCCTCGTCGAATACGTCTGTCACGAGCGCCCTCCGGTACCGACGTGGGCGTCGACCCGCTGGTCGGGAGTACCACCTGAGGCGTCCAGGATGGACGAATACGGACGAATCATCAACCACCCCGAACCGGTCCGGCGGCACGCCCACGATGGGGTGAGGAACCCCGGGTGGGGCGGCCCGGACTGGTACCGATGCCCCATGCGCACCCTGCTCGCCGCCACGGCCGCGGCCGCCCTGCTCGTCCTCGGCCACGCCGCCGCCCCGGCCTCCGCCACCACGCTGCCGGTACCCGACCTGCCGGGGCCCGAGCCGGTGACGACCCCCGTCGCGGTTCCCGTCCCCGCCCCGGTCCAGCTGCCCGCCCCGGCGGTCCTGCCCGGGCGGGGCGGCTCGCGGCTCACCCTGTCGATCGAGGACCACGACGGCCTCCGCGAGATCGCGCTGGTCTGCCCGGCCGCGGACGGCTCCGCCCATCCGCACGCGGAGGCGGCCTGCGAGGAGCTGGCAGCGGCGGACGGGGATCCGGGGCGGATGGCGACCCGGGAGGTGCTCTGCACGATGATGCACCGGCCGGTCACCGCCCGCGCCGAAGGCAGCTGGCTCGGGCGGCCGGTCTCCTGGCGGCACGGCTACACCAACGCGTGTGCCATGCACGCGGCCACGGGGACGGTCTTCGACTTCTGACCGGGCGTCGCACCGGCGCGGCCGGGCAGCCCTGGAGGCGCAGCGGCTCGGGCGGGCACTCCCGGGGGCGCGTGGGCCTCCCGGTCGGCGGCTGGGGAGAACTGCGCGAGAACGAGAGGCAGACGTAGCCCTCCCGCTGCGCGCAGTTCCTGGCCCGCAGCGCTGTCAGGCGTCCTGGGGGCGCTTGAACATCCGGGTGGCGGTGATCTCGCCGTGGATGGTCGGGCCGTCCGGGTCCTGCGGGGCGGGCAGACCGGGGCGCAGGTGCTCCTCCACCGAGATGTACTTGAGGCCGGCCCGGAGGTCGGCGTCGTTCCGCAGGCGGATGACCAGCGGGAACTCCGCCAGCGCGGTGGTGTCGAACAGGCCGGTGGTGTAGATCAGCTGGACGCCGAGGGCATCGGCCACCGCGCGCTGGAGCTCCAGCAGGTAGGTGGCGTTGGCCCGGCCGATCGGGTTGTCCAGGAACAGCGTGCCGGCGTGCCGCAGCTGGGACTGCCCGCGGTCGTTGGCCCGCAGCGCCGCCATGGTGCAGTACAGCGCGATGGCGGCGGTGAGCAGCTGGCCGCCGGAGAACACGTCGGACATCTGGCCGACGCTGACCCGCTCGGCCCGCAGCACCGCGTCCGGCTTGAGGATCTCCACCGAGACCCCCTTGGGGCCGATCGCCGCCGCCACGCCGCGCAGCAGCAGGGACATGCCGTCCCGCCGCAGGTCGGAGTTCTTCTTCACGGCGGCGCGGGTGGCCTCGTCGATCACCTCGCCGAGGCGCTCGACCAGCAGCGCGTGGTCCGGGTCCTCGAAGCGGATCCGCAGGAACTCCTGGCCGGACCACTCGCCCAGGCCCTCCGGGAGGCGGGAGAGCCGCTGGGCGGCGCGCAGGGTGGCCAGCGAGCTCTCCACCAGGCCGCGCAGGCGGTCGACGATGGAGCTGCGGTTGCGCTCCAGCTGGGCCAGCTCGTCGGTGAGCACCCGCAGCCGGGGGGCGAAGGCGGCGGCCCAGGCGGCGGCGTGGTCGGGCAGCGCGGAGGCGGGCAGCTCGCGGATCTGCTGGCGGGCCGGGGTGCGGACGGCCTCGTAGCGGGCCGCGTTGGCGTGCCGGACCAGCGCGTCGGCGGCGTCACGGACGGCGAGTTCGGCGCCGGTCAGCTCGGTGGCGGCGCTCCGCATACCGCGACGGGTGTCGGCGACCGCGGTGCGGGCGTCCGCGAGGCTGCCGAGGTACGGCTCCTCGGGCTGCTCCGGCTCCTCCGGCTGGTCGCGCAGGCTGTCACGGAGCTGGCCGGCCAGCTCCTCGAAGGCCCCGGCGGCGGACTGCGCCGACTCCAGGGCGCGCTGCAGCTCGGCGTGCTCGGTACGGGCCAGGTCCACCCGCTCGCGGCGCTCGGCGAGCAGGCCGGTGGCGGTGCGCAGCAGGGCCTGGGCGTGCTCGGTGTCGGCGGGGAGGAGGTCCTCGGGCAGCTCGGTGTGGACGTCGCCGGAGGCGGGGGCGGAGCGCTCGGCCTCGCCGCGGAGCCGTCCGAGCTGCTCGCTGGCGGTGGCGGAGCGGGCCTCGATGGTGGCGACCAGCTCCTCGGCGCGGGCGGCGGCGGCCTGGCGGGCAGGGCCGTCGGCGCCGTCCGGGCTGGCCAGCAGCTCCTCGGCGCGGGAGCGGACCTTGTTGGTGAGCCGGTCCAGCTCGGCGGCGGCCGCGGCCTCGTCGCCCTCGGCGCGGGCCTGCTCGGCGCGCAGGTCGGCACCGACGCCGACCTTCTCGTACAGC
The window above is part of the Kitasatospora sp. HUAS MG31 genome. Proteins encoded here:
- a CDS encoding gluconate:H+ symporter, encoding MTVPLLLAAGAPALPHTDSDARLLLAVLLSIGAIVLLITRLKLHPFLALTLGSLLLAAVAGAPFDKLLTSFSTGFGATVAGVGLLIGLGAMLGKLLADSGGANIIADTVLRRSGTRTLPWAMALIAAVLGLPLFFEVGVVLLIPIVLLVARRGSLPLMRLGIPALAGLSVLHGLVPPHPGPLVAVDALKADLGITLAFGLLIAVPTVIVAGPLFARVAERWVGPLEVPAGPDTPDTPDTPETATTHRTTPRFGAVLATILLPVVLMLGKALADVVIDDPKALPQRILDFIGSPLIALLAATLLGMLTLGRAAGFDRDRISATVAASLGPIAGIVFIVGAGGGFKQTLIDVGVGNAVSEWSAKWHIPALLLGWLIAVLIRLATGSATVATITAAGIVAPLAAGMSSTHAALMVLAIGAGSLFFSHVNDAGFWLVKEYFGMSVGQTIKSWSVMETVISVVAIALILPLSLVV
- a CDS encoding gluconokinase; the encoded protein is MALSVENQPPVVVVMGVSGVGKTTVAQLLADRLGVPCAEADDFHPPANIAKMSAGIPLDDADRLPWLQAIGGWLAERKAAGTGGVVTCSALKRRYRDTLRAYCPDTFFLHLSGTPGLVGDRLSHRTGHFMPRSLLDSQYAALEPLGPDERGTVLDVGPAPRALADRAADLLRPTEPR
- a CDS encoding FadR/GntR family transcriptional regulator produces the protein MEIQGLPGRVLAEIGPAIASGEIAEGAVLRAEELEERFGVSRTVVREAVRILESMRMVEPRRRVGITVLPRSSWDVFDPMVIRWRLAGAGRSAQLRSLGSLREAVEPAAAALAAQHASDDDRRELGALAVELTVTARAADLESFLRHDIAFHAAVLRASGNEMFAHLKDTVGAVLTGRTEHHLMPRRPREYAVRLHREVADAICAGDAEAAERAMRTIVVGALGELDATLD
- a CDS encoding NADH:flavin oxidoreductase/NADH oxidase, coding for MSALFEPITLRSLTIPNRVWLSPMCMYSAAPDGPLEGVATDFHLAHLGARAAGGAGLVMVEATGVRPDGRITPYDLGLWNDRQRDELARVAALISAHGSVPGIQLAHAGRKASSAQPWSGSVPVSPAEGGWPVVGPSPVPFGDKPVPHELSTAEIREVVAAFAAAAERALAAGFKVAEVHGAHGYLIHSFLSPASNRRTDEYGGDFAGRSRLALEVATAVRAVWPEDLPVFFRVSATDWLPDEPSWTVEESVQLAKELAAVGIDLVDVSSGGISPDARVATGPGYQVPFAAEVRAGSGLPVSSVGMISEPAQAEEILTSGRADAVMLGRELLRDPYWPLHAARELDAERRWPVQYGYAVGTRG
- a CDS encoding ArsR/SmtB family transcription factor, producing MTTTATPHGRSAVLPEPAPHEIRLECVLHALADPVRLRIVADLAAAEGELNCLAIDVPVTKSTSTHHFRVLREAGVIRQVRRGTSKMNSLRREELGALFPGLLDSVIAGAARQRGDAGDAGEHEDAGERHLEEA
- a CDS encoding SSI family serine proteinase inhibitor, whose amino-acid sequence is MRTLLAATAAAALLVLGHAAAPASATTLPVPDLPGPEPVTTPVAVPVPAPVQLPAPAVLPGRGGSRLTLSIEDHDGLREIALVCPAADGSAHPHAEAACEELAAADGDPGRMATREVLCTMMHRPVTARAEGSWLGRPVSWRHGYTNACAMHAATGTVFDF